Proteins from one Bactrocera neohumeralis isolate Rockhampton chromosome 3, APGP_CSIRO_Bneo_wtdbg2-racon-allhic-juicebox.fasta_v2, whole genome shotgun sequence genomic window:
- the LOC126753387 gene encoding lysosome-associated membrane glycoprotein 1, translating to MFHNKYLTLTLVLSICSALVCAAQLDVSLDNAKLPADAAASVAPVVAKDEGVEKPKSTTPTTTSSTSSTTTTTSTTTTTTTTPAPTTAAPTTSTVAPTTPAAPNTTTVAPITTTPAPAPFPAPEIGMWNSSCIIMHFAAQLNVTYETKENKTASRLYNIPKDAKVEDSNCANISQTIHIIWGPVEAIHSMVLQFDMVNKTSELKQIFITLPLTSEHFPDAKDNETIQLIHNGDEFVTPVQMSYHCTRAQKFNMTEVMQDTKVIGTITLSNVQTEAFITDHRNTFSTAMDCDGPKTMDIVPIAVGIAMAALILIVLISYLCARRRSTSRGYMSF from the exons CCGCCCAACTCGATGTGAGCCTGGACAATGCAAAATTACCTGCTGATGCAGCAGCATCAGTAGCACCAGTTGTTGCAAAGGATGAAGGTGTAGAAAAACCGAAATCTACCACACCAACCACGACGTCCAGCACAAGTTCGACAACCACTACAACttcaacaactacaactacaactactaCACCAGCACCTACAACAGCAGCGCCGACCACCAGTACAGTGGCACCAACTACACCCGCTGCACCCAACACCACTACTGTagcgccaataacaacaacacctgCGCCAGCGCCATTCCCAGCACCAGAGATTGGCATGTGGAACTCCAGCTGTATTATTATGCACTTTGCTGCACAGTTGAATGTTACCTATGAGACCAAAG aaAACAAAACTGCTTCCCGTTTATACAATATCCCCAAGGATGCTAAGGTCGAAGACTCCAATTGTGCCAACATTTCACAAACGATTCACATTATTTGGGGACCTGTTGAAGCCATACACTCTATGGTACTACAATTCGATATGGTTAACAAGACTAGCGAGTTGAAACAGATCTTCATTACTTTACCACTCACCAGCGAACACTTCCCCGATGCTAAGG ATAACGAGACCATCCAACTGATCCACAACGGTGATGAGTTCGTCACCCCGGTACAAATGTCTTACCATTGCACACGTGCACAAAAATTCAACATGACTGAGGTAATGCAAGATACCAAAGTAATTGGCACCATTACGCTGAGCAATGTACAAACCGAGGCATTCATCACGGATCATCGTAACACCTTCTCCACAGCCATGGATTGTGATGGGCCGAAAACAATGGATATTGTACCCATTGCTGTCGGCATTGCCATGGCCGCACTCATACTAATCGTATTGATTTCGTACTTGTGTGCGCGCCGTCGTTCCACATCGCGTGGCTACATGAGCTTCTAA